From a region of the Euzebyales bacterium genome:
- a CDS encoding VOC family protein has translation MLLSAPDYIVLIVADLDRSVRFYADVLGLPLGHRSGPYAQFSTGATRVSLYEREAMATTLGVGALHPAPPDAPGFELGFKVVDVDAAYSELVAAGADGVSPPRDRPWGQRTAYVADPDGHLIELVNAS, from the coding sequence GTGCTGCTGTCGGCACCCGACTACATCGTCCTGATCGTGGCCGACCTCGACCGGTCGGTGCGCTTCTACGCCGACGTTCTGGGGCTACCCCTGGGTCACCGGTCGGGTCCCTACGCGCAGTTCTCGACCGGGGCAACCCGGGTGTCGCTGTACGAGCGCGAGGCCATGGCCACGACGCTCGGGGTCGGCGCGCTGCACCCGGCGCCCCCGGACGCACCCGGCTTCGAGCTGGGCTTCAAGGTCGTCGACGTCGACGCCGCTTACTCTGAGCTGGTCGCGGCTGGCGCCGACGGGGTGAGCCCGCCGCGCGACCGGCCGTGGGGCCAGCGCACCGCCTACGTCGCCGACCCCGACGGGCATCTGATCGAGCTGGTCAACGCGTCCTGA